GATCGTTTTTGTATTTTAAATAATAGGCATGCTCCCATACATCTAAAGGGAGTAGGGGAATGATATCCCATTGTGTTAAGTTTTGATGCTTTTCTGCTTGTAAAATTTCTAACCGTTGTGATCTTGGAGACCATACTAAAATGGTCCATCCACTTCCTTCTATAGCTTTGGCTGCATCCTGCAGCAGAAAATTGCTGCTTAAATTGTTCAAAGCTCCCAAAAGAATGATTAATCTCGTTTAATAGTTCCCCAGATGGTATACCGCCTCCAGACGGTGACATGATAGTCCAAAAAATGGTATGCAAGTAATGACCAGAGCCATGAAACGCAAGTTCTCTTTCCCATCGTTTAATTTCGGTAAAGTCTTCTTTTTCTCTTGCTTCTTTAAGTGCTTTCTCTGCTTTATTTAGTCCATTTACATAACTTAAATGGTGTTTATCATGATGCAAAGTCATGGTCTCTTGATCAATATAGGGCTCTAATGCATTATACGAATAAGGGAGGGGAAGGAGAATGTGCTCTCCAATTGGGACTGGTCTTCTTGATTGAATAAGCCTTTTTGCCCACTCATGTAAATTTAGTGCTGACTCGTATAAATAAGATTTATCCTTCGAACGAGTAGTGACAGATTCATATAGTTGATCATACTGCTTTCTCCAGTCGTCATCTTTTATCCTTTTTTCTTTCATCAAACTGTCCATGTCTATAAGCCATTTTCGTAAGGATGTTGAATAGGCTTCTTCATTCATATGTTTATCGCTCCATTTCTGGCCACAATATTAAACTTAAGATTACTATATTCAATGGACAGTGGATGAGTTACGACTTACACGATGTTCCTTTTATTATACGTCGTTAACCGTACACCTTCGCTATTCTTATTACTCGTTAATAATCTCTTCAAGCCGATCCGGATAGTTAGAGAACATTCCCGTTACGCCCCATTCCAGCACTTTTCTCATGTCGTTTTGCGTATTGACTGTATAAGGATGGACCTCCAACCCAAGTCTTCGAGCTGTTTGAACATAAGACGAATCAATGTTTTGATAGTTTGGGCCTACACCTGTCGCATAATGTCTAATTAACTTCAATTCCCATTCGGCAAGTGAACCATTGAAATTGAAGGATAATAATTGGATCCTCGGTATATCAGAATTTAATTCGCAAATCTTTAGTAAACTATGAGGGTTAAAGGATTGAATAATGACATGTTTATTTTTTATTTTTTCATGAGTTAATAGATCATAGCGGTTAAGGATTTCTATTAAGGTTTTTTCATTGTCTTCATTTAAATCAAACCCCTTCGTTTCGATATAATATTTCTTTTCTACTCCAAAATGTTCAATGATTTCTTCTAAGGTAGGGACTTCTAATCTTTGATAATTATCTTTTGCAAGATGAGGATATGTTTCATTAAACCATGAACCCGCATCAAGTTGCTTTATTTGTTCAAGTGTGTGATTTTTGACGAACCCATTGCCATTTGTAGTTCGATCTAGTGTTGAATCGTGAATGGCAATTAAATGACCATCTTTTGTGACATGTAGATCGATTTCAATATAATCGGCTCCCATTTCATCTGCAAGTTGATAGGCTGTGATCGTATGTTCTGGAGCGTATCCAGAAGCTCCTCGATGAGCGATATTGATAATATCATTTCCATGAGCCCATTCTGGTATTGAAAATAGTAAGATTAGAGTTATAATCATGACGAATTTTAGTTGATTAGTGAAGTTGCTTTTCATTTTTAATACAACCCTTTCTACTTTTTAATATGGACCTATCATAATTAGACACAAATAGACTATATTCCTCTCAATTAGATGTTAATAAAATGTAAACATTGTAAAGTGACATAAATAAAATCTATAGTCATAAGACAAATTCAAATGATCATATTCTATATAGTAATAAATGGAGAGAGAGTGATTGAATGAATAAGAGTCCATTTTCTCAAGTGAAAGCTTACCATCCTTACCGTGGGTTGTATGACCCATGTCCGCCAATTGAAGTGAAATATTACTCGACACCACCTAATCTTTATTTAGGTTTCCAGCCGGCAAACTTACCCCAATATGCACCATTAGAAGCTTTATATAAAGGGACTTTGTGGCCAATATTTTATGATGAATATCCAATGAAGATTGAAGATAACTCCCCACCAAAAGGAGAGTGAAAAAAGATGATGAAACCTTATCCTGAGGAATATTATAAAAATTTAGAAGAAATTCAAGCGATTGATTTTGTCCTAGTTGATTTAACCTTATATTTAGATACACACCCGAAAGATCTTCAAGCTGTTGAACAATTTAACCAGTACGCTAATTATAGTAAACAACTTAAACAACAATTTGAGACACTTTATGGCCCGCTTCAACAATATGGAAATAGTTATTCTGATCGGAATTGGTTTTGGGGTACAGCTCCTTGGCCTTGGCAAGTATGAATATTTCTTGTTTTGTTTGTAGAAAAGAGAGGTGGGGTATGATTCATGTGGTTTTACGAAAAAAAACTTCAATATCCTGTGAAAGTGAGCAGTTGTAATCCGAGACTTGCTAAATTTTTAATTGAACAGTATGGTGGTGCAGATGGAGAGTTAGCAGCCGCCTTACGTTATTTAAATCAACGATATACTATACCTGATAAAGTAGTAGGTTTATTAACAGACATTGGAACAGAAGAATTTGCCCATTTAGAAATGATTGCTACAATGGTGTATAAGTTAACAAAGGATGCTAGTCCTGAACAATTAAAAGAGGCTGGACTTGGAGCTCACTTTGTTATTCATGACAGAGCTTTGTTTTATGCGAATGCTGATGGAGTCCCGTTTTCGGCAACATATGTGCAAGCAAAAGGAGACCCGATCGCTGATTTATATGAAGATATTGCAGCAGAAGAGAAGGCACGTGCGACGTATCAATGGATTATTGATATGTCGGATGATCCAGATTTAAATGATGCCTTAAGTTTCTTACGGGAAAGGGAGATCATTCATTCACAGCGTTTTAGGGAAGCAGTAGAGATCTTAAAAGAAGAACGAGATAAGCAGAAAGTGTTTTGAACTAGAGTGTAATGCTCTAGTTATTTTTATTTTACAAAGTATTCATGCTCAATAATCATATTAAACTATGTTCTAAATAATTAAACTGTAATTGTAAAAATAAACTTTTCAAGAATATACTTAATTTTGGAGGGATTATTGATATTTATTCCAAAAAGTGTTTTAATTAAATTATGTTCTAAATAAACAATACTATAATAAAGAAAATACATAAGAAGGGGAGAGGACCATGCATGAGGGAAAAAAGGACAAGCAGTGGTTTTTTAGTCAAACAACGAGCCTTTTTAAAGCTATACTTGATTACTATGACTGAGCAAGAAAGATTGTACGGATTAAAGTTATTGGAGCACCTAAGAGAAGAATTTAAACCTTATGGATTTAGACCAAATCATTCTGAACTATATAAAGCGCTACATGACTTGATGAATGATGACATATTAAAACAAGTGAAACGTAAGAAAGAGGGAGCAGAGCTACAAGAAGTTGTTTTTTATACATTTGTAAATTATGAAAAAGGAAAAAGATATAAAAAACAATTAAAAGTTGAACTCGAACGTTGTAGAGGCTTAATTGATAAAGCAATTAAGGACAATTTTTAGGGATAGTAAGAAATTCGATATCCATTTCGAAAATAGGCTTCTTCGCTACTTACAGTGTAAAGTAAGTGCTTAAATCTAAACATCTGAAATCAACTCAATTAATAAAAAGGTGTATTCTTCCTTACAGAGCTGGTTTTTCAACTTGTAACAGGTGGAGAATACTGAGCAAGCAATTGAACTCATTCCCTTGTCCGCCTTTGAAAATACTATATGATCATTCTAAATGGCGAAGAGCCGAAAATTGAAAGGAGATAAACTATAATAAGATATGAGTTTATCTCTTTATCTTTATCACAAAGATTTAAAAATTGGCCAACTTCTAAGGTGCTTCCTACAAAGAATCATGGAAGCAATGACAGTTAGTAGACAATGCGTTTCATCGCTAAACAATCGCTTCCGCTTTTTTTATTGTCTAACTTCAGCGCCTACCTACTCGTAAGTTTTCCGACGCACAGGAAGTGCTAGCATTATCGTTGTCCACAGGATGTGACTGTTCTTAGTTGACGTACCTTTACTTTGCGTCGCTAAACAGTCGCTTCCGCTTTTCTTATATAAAACTATTTTTTACAGCGTTAGAGTCAACAACATCTGGATCTGCAACAAAGTTAATGGGGATATAAACAGGGGAAAGGTCACCGGAAGTCTCACCGAATCCTTGGGTTCTCTTGGAAGAGTTGAATTTATCAGCTTGAATGCTTGGTCCTAGATTAATACTACTCTGTTCATCCACTAAGTTTACTTTAAAGCCGATAATATTTAAAATCATTGGACTGAACATTGATTGATCACTCCTTTATTGTATATTTAAAAGAAGGAAGGAGAGTCCACTTCGTCTCGATCATCGACTTTACTTTGAGTACCGATAAACGGTGCGTGATCAGCTAAGTTCTCACCGAAACCCTGGTTTTTTTTTGTTGAGTTTTGAAAATTAGACTGACTAGTTTGCCCGATATTCAAACAAGAAGCATTTTCGATGACATTTATTTTAATCATACAAATATTAATAGTAATAACAGGTGATTGTGCTTCTTTCATTTTGCTCCCCCTGACGTAATTTCGATGTCCTTATGATATGGTATATGTTGATAAAGAGGGTGGTATGAATAATGGATAATGAAAAGCTAATGCAATGGTTAAATCTAGCTAAAAATGTTTATGGATCAGAATTTTGGGAAACTTTGTTTGATGAAGATTTTAATCGCTCTATGCTAAAAAATTCTTACGTTAATCATTCTATTCATCAAGGTATACAATCGTTTCCGTCATACGACGTGATTGAGGAGGATTCATATGTTAATATTTTAATTGACCTACCAGGATTTGATAGGAATGATATTGATTTAACGGCACATAAAACAATGCTTGTTGTTAAAGGGTCAAGGAAATCAAATGATTTACAATTTTATCATAAAGGACGTTTTTATGGTGATTTTGAAAAAAATATTCGTTTGCCTAAGCCTTTAAAAGAGAATCATATGCAAGCAAAAATGATTAATGGTGTATTGTATATCGCATATGCAGTAGAAGAAGAACAAGGTGAAACGATACCAATCGATTAAAAAAGTGGTGTTTAATGTATGAATTGGTTAAATTTTTTTTCGCTGAAACAACCACAGCAGGAGAAGTCGACGAAAGATTTAGAAAATAAAATCGATCATTTAACTGAAAAAATAGAAGAACTCAAACAAAAACAATCTGTTATAGTCGAACAAATAAATGTTGATAAGATCATAATTGAAAAGTATGAACAAAGCAATAATTTTGGACAACTTGGCATTAAACAACTAGAAGGAAAGTTAAATATTGGAGCGACATATTCTTATGATAAAGATGAACTTAAAAAGAGTGAAAAAGAAGAGCAACCCAAGGAACAGGCAAACCAAAAACAGTCAAAAGGAAAAAAACAAACCAATCCTAAAGTCCGTATGAGGAGTCGTAAATAGCCTTATTTACATGTTTCGTAAGGAAAAATAAATAGCGAAATTGGTCAAATGAATCAATTTCATCAACCATAACCTTGTCAAAAAAGATCTCTAAATCTTCAATTTCTGAATGTAAAAACATCTTTGAATATTCTATTTTATATTTCCATTCTGTATATTTATTTTCATATCCGAGGGATAAAAAAGTATTCTTTAATTCTTCATTCGTTATCAATTAAGCTCATCCTCAGTATAGTGGTCTAAATTTATTATTTCCGTGAATAGTATGTTTAAACATTAAGATGAAAGAGAAGGTTGAAAACACCCTTCTCTTTTTTGTGAGATATAATTTCTATCCGTTTAAAATTGCTGCTCCGATGATGACTAGTAAAATGAACAAAACTAAGATTAAAGCATAACCACCGTAACCACAACCTCCATAGGTTGGTCCGCAAGAACCATAACCGTATCTATTATAACCCATGATTTCTTCACCACCTTTGTAATCATAAATTCAAAGAATTTTTAAGTTACTTTTTAAAATTAGGAATCTATAAATTTTAAGAAGGAGGCAGTTATTATATAAATTTAGCTTCCTTCTCATATACTTTATATTGTTAGGATCTTAGTAGTAACCTCCACCAAAGCCACCACAGCATGCACAGCCAACAATGACTAAAAGGACAAATACGACAACTATAAATGCAAATCCTGAACCGTATTCACTCATTTGTAACACCTCCTTTGTCACTATTATTTATATGTTTAGGCTAGCTTGTCTTGATTGGACAATCGCCCTAGAAAAAGGTAGGCGTTCGTGGAGTTTTTCAAAAGAGATTGTCCTTTTTTTGGTATCAAAATATAATACATATTAACAAACCCCCTAATCATTTCGATTAAGGGGTTTTATTTTTTATCTATTTTTAATTAATTTTCAAGTTTTAAAACGACTCGCCCGTTAATGTCTCCTTGAAGCATTCGATCGAATACTTCATTGATTTTATTTAAGGGCTGAGTCTCGATGATTGTTTTTACTTTACCATCAGCTGCAAACTGAAGAGCTTCCTGTAAATCTTTTCGTGTTCCTACAATTGATCCAACGACTTTTACTCCGTTTAAGACTGTGTCGAAGATAGGAAGTGGCATCTCTTCAGGTGGTAAGCCTACTAAAACACAAGTTCCACCTCTTCGAATAGAGCTATAGGCAGATTCAAATGCTGGTTTAGAAACTGCGGTAACAACAGTTGCATGAACACCACCTGTTTTTTGTTTTATCAATGGAGCTGGTTCTTCCTCGTTAGGATTAACAACTAAATCTGCACCTAGCTTTTTTGCCAGTTCAAGTTTATCTTTTCCTAAATCAACAGCGACTACTTTAAGTCCCATTGCCTTAGCATATTGAACAGCTACGTGACCTAAACCACCAACTCCGTAAATCGCTACCCATTCTCCTGGTTTAGCACCTGTAACTTTTAACGCTTTATATGTGGTTACACCTGCACAAAATATAGGGGCTGCTTCTTCATAGGATAAATTTTCTGGGACCTTAACAACATAATGCAGCAGCCTTGCAATAGTCAGCATATCCACCATCGACAGAATATCCGGCATTTTCTTGGCTTTCACATAATGTTTCTTGTCCACTCAAGCAATATTCACAATGTCCACAAGCAGAATAAAGCCAAGGAACACCCACACGATCTCCAATTTTTAAATGTGTAACTCCTTCTCCAATCTCTTCAATGACCCCTACACCTTCATGGCCAGGGATAAGAGGAAGAGTTGGTTTTACAGGCCAATCTCCATGAGCTGCATGTAAGTCAGTGTGACAAACTCCACATGCTTTTATATGTACAAGAACCTCACCAATACCAATGGACGGTTTTTCAACTTCTTTAACGGTTAATTCTTTTTTAAATTCATCAACAACAGCTGCTTTCATTCTTTAGTCCTCCCACTAGTTTTAAAAATGAATGTACGAACAAATATATGAAATAAAGCACTTACACAGCATAATCATACAAAATATAACTAAATGAGTCTGTGATTGAAATCACAAAAAACAAAACACTAACGTCACACCAGTTCTAAAAGAACCCTGTTCTAAATAATAAGTTTTTAAAAATTTCTAAATGAAGCATGAGCGAAAAATGTATTTTTTTACTAAGGGGGGATAAACGTTAAAGAGAATCTATTTACAAGGGGAGAGTTATGAGAGACCTGAAAAAGGACATCTCGAAAATATCGAGGTGCCCTTTTAAACTAATATAGTGAAGAAACTTTTTCTTGAAGTTCTTTGTTTTCTAAATACTCATCATAAGTGGTTTGTTTATCAACCATTCCTTTAGGAGTAAATTCAATGATTCGATTAGCAATTGTTTCAATAAATTGATGGTCATGTGAGGTGAATAACATGGCACCTTTAAAGCTAGTAAGACCGTTATTTAATGCTGTAATTGATTCTAAATCTAAATGGTTTGTTGGATCGTCAAATAATAATACGTTGGAACCACTTAGCATCATTTTTGACAGCATACAACGAACTTTTTCTCCTCCTGAAAGAACGCTAGCTTTTTTAAGAACTTCTTCACCAGAAAAGAGCATTCTACCTAGAAATCCTCTTAAGAAGCTTTCACTTTGATCATTTGGTGAGTATTGCCTTAACCAGTCAACAAGATTCATTTCATTGCGATCGAAGAAAGGACTGTTATCCTTTGGAAAGTGCGATTGAGATGTAGTCACACCCCATTTATACGAACCACTGTCTGGTTCAATTTCACCAGATAATATCTTGAAAAGAGTGGTATATCCAACTTCATTGTCTCCGACGAAAGCAATTTTGTCTTGTTTGTTCATTGTAAAGCTGACATTGTTTAATACTTTAACTCCATCGATTGTTTTTGTTAAACCTTCAACCATTAATACATCATTGCCAATTTCACGCTCTGGTGTAAAGCTTACGAACGGATAACGTCTTGAAGAAGGTCTAATATCATCCAATGTAATTTTATCGAGTAGCTTTTTCCGTGAAGTTGCCTGTTTTGACTTGGAGGCATTTGCACTAAACCTAGCGATAAACGTTTGGAGTTCTTTAATTTTTTCTTCTTTTTTCTTATTTTGGTCCTGCATCATTTTTTGAGCAAGTTGACTTGATTCATACCAAAAGTCATAGTTTCCTACGTAAACTTGGATTTTGCCAAAGTCTAAATCGGCGATATGAGTACAAACCTTATTTAAGAAATGACGGTCATGAGAGACAACAATAACTGTGTTTTCAAAGTTAATTAAAAATTCTTCTAACCACTGAATGGCTTTAATATCTAAGTTGTTCGTAGGCTCGTCCAAAAGGAGAACATCTGGTTTACCAAATAAGGCTTGAGCTAATAGAACCTTTACTTTTTCACTTCCTGTAATGTCCGCCATTTTCTTGGTATGCAGTTCTTCTGAGATTCCAAGACCTTTTAGAAGGATCGCTGCTTCAGATTCGGCTTCCCAGCCGTTCATTTCAGCAAATTCTCCTTCTAATTCGGCAGCTTTGATACCGTCTTCATCAGAAAAATCTGGTTTCATATAAATAGCATCTTTTTCTTGCATGACTTCATAAAGTCGTTTATACCCCATAATGACAGTCTTCAACACTTCGAATTCTTCATATTCATAATGGTTTTGTTTTAAAACAGCTAATCGTTCTCCAGGGGATAAGTGAACATCTCCTGTCTGTGCTTCAATTTCTCCTGATAAGATCTTTAAAAATGTGGATTTTCCTGCTCCGTTTGCACCAATTAACCCGTAGCAATTACCAGGTGTGAACTTAATATTTACATCTTCAAAAAGTTTGCGATCAGCAAATCGTAAACTAACATTTTGTACATTAATCATATTTGATTGATATCCTCCAATTCACAATTTCTATGAAATTATATCATTTCCTTTATTGGAATGCGATAATTGGGTATAATAAAATGAAGTTTATATTTTAGGTACTTATATTATGTAAGTATTTCTGAGGATTTGCGTGAGGAAAAAACGAATTAACAACATGTTTTTACATATAGAGGAGAAATCAAATGCAAACAATTGAAACAGGTAAGACAGCAACATTAAAAGTAGAACGAGAGGTTCCTTTTGGCTATTTTTTAACCAATGAGGAACAAGACGTATTGTTACATGAATCAGAAATAACGGAACCGATTGAAATTGGTCAAGAAATTGACGTTTTTATTTATGTTGATAAACAAGATCGTTTAACAGCTTCAATGAAGATTCCTCAAGTACAAATTGATCAATATGATTGGGCTAGCGTTGTAGAGGTCAGAAGAGGGTTAGGTGTTTTTGTTGATATTGGCATTAATAAAGATATTCTCGTTTCTGAAAGGGACTTACCCGAATTAAAACACTTATGGCCTCAAGAAGGAGATCAGTTGTATATTTGTCTGCGTTCAAATCAGGAAGGAAGGCTTTCCGGAAGATTAGCTACAGAAACGATTATACAAGAGCTAGCTTCTCGTGCTCCTGAATCGTTGATGAATAAACAAATCAAGGGACGAACATATCGAGTGCTGAGAGTGGGAAGTTTTGTGTTCACAGAAATTGGTTTCCGCTGCTTTATCCATCATTCAGAGCAACTAAAAGAACCTAGACTCGGTCAGATGATTGAGGGAAGAGTCATAGACGTTAAAGAAGATGGATCATTAAATGTTTCATTAATTCCCCGAAGTCATGAAAAAATGGACAAGGACTCAGAGACTATATTACGTTACTTGCATTCAAAAAATGGTTCCATGCCGTTTAGTGATAAAAGCGATCCTATTGATATAAAGGAGCAGTTCCAAATGAGTAAAGGCTCATTCAAACGGGCGTTGGGTAAGTTAATGAAAGAAGGAATCATTTATCAAGAGCAAGGGTGGACTCATAAAAAGGAGAACGATTAAGTCGTTTTAAAAGACCTTACCAATGCGGAGAGGTCTTTTAGCTGTCTTTATGTTACTGCCATTGATTCTTTATAAATTTGTCTCTACCAGATTTTTTTCGATCTTCTTTATAACCTTTAGGGTTCTTTTTATAAAACTGTTGATGTTCTTCTTCCGCTTCATAAAAAGTAGAGGCTTCTATAATTTTTGTTTGAATTGGTTTCGTGAATTTTAAGCTTACTTGTTCTTTGCTTCTTTCAGCAAGAATTCGTTGCTTTTCATCATGAAAGAAAATAGCCGTCAAATATTGAGAGCCGCGATCATGAAATTGTCCACCATCATCTGTAGGGTCAATTTGTATCCAATATAACTCTAATAGCTTTTCATATTTGAATAATGAAGGGTCATAGGCAATTTGCACAACTTCATAGTGACCTGTTTGCCCTGTTTTCACTTGCTCATATGTAGGGTTAACTAGCGATCCACCCATATATCCTGAAACAACTCCTTTAATCCCAGGTAATTGATCAAATGGTTGTACCATACACCAAAAACACCCACCTGCAAAAGTGGCAAGCTTAAATTGATTCATTGTTCGTTCTCCTATCAAAAATATTCTTAATGTAGAGTATAAATTGAAGAATGACTTCTTACAAATAGAAAGGTTCGTAATTGTTTTTATGAGTATTTGTTTTGGAATCAAAATAAGGATAATTTACCTGTAGTAAACTTGAAAAGTAAGGTGATTTGTGATATCTTAATGGTGCTAGTTTTTGTTCGGTAAATTTTTAGGTTTGAAATGTTTCGCCTTTGATTACGAAGAACAAGAATAGTAATACACCCGTGCACGTGTTGTGCGCAACAGGAGGAAGAAAGATGTTAACTGGTAAAGTAAAATGGTTCAACTCTGAAAAAGGTTTCGGTTTTATCGAAGTTGAAGGTCAAGATGACGTTTTTGTTCATTATTCTGCTATTCAAGGCGAAGGTTTCAAAACATTAGAAGAAGGTCAAGAAGTGAGCTTTGAAGTAGTTGAAGGTCCTCGTGGTCCTCAAGCTTCTAACCTTCAAAAATAAAAATTTAGATGTATGAAAGACTCCATTTAAAGGGGTCTTTTTTTGTTCAAAATAACTGTTTAAACAACAAATTTTAATCTTGAAGAAATCTAGAGGTGTTCCACAAATATCATTTTTTAAGTGTTATTAAATTCTAGCTCTTTTCAGTAATGAAGAGTATACATTTTTTTATTCTTTCTTTCCGTTCCCCTTACATAACCTCTTTATCATTTCTAAATCCTTTTTTTCATACAATTAGATAACAACCTTTTGAGTGACTAAAAGGTAGGAAACTATACAGAGGGAGGATCTTAGTTATGAGTGAAATACAAAAGAAAGATGAAAGATACGTTTGGCATTCTATGAAACCTTATTCTCCTGAAAAAACCATGGTGGTTGAAAAATCTTCTGGCTCCTGGATTGTTGATACGGAAGGGAATAAATATCTTGATGCAATGGCTGGACTATGGTGTGTAAATATAGGTTATGGAAGAGAGGAGTTGGCGCGGTCAGCATATGAACAGCTTGTTGATATGCCTTATTATCCCTTAAGTCAAAGTCATTTACCTGCCATAAAATTGAGTGAGAAACTAAACCAATACTTAGATGACGATTATATCATCTATTTTTCTAATTCAGGTTCAGAGGCCAACGAGGTTGCTTTTAAAATTGCCAGACAATACTATCAACAAATTG
This portion of the Bacillus carboniphilus genome encodes:
- a CDS encoding glycerophosphodiester phosphodiesterase, whose amino-acid sequence is MKSNFTNQLKFVMIITLILLFSIPEWAHGNDIINIAHRGASGYAPEHTITAYQLADEMGADYIEIDLHVTKDGHLIAIHDSTLDRTTNGNGFVKNHTLEQIKQLDAGSWFNETYPHLAKDNYQRLEVPTLEEIIEHFGVEKKYYIETKGFDLNEDNEKTLIEILNRYDLLTHEKIKNKHVIIQSFNPHSLLKICELNSDIPRIQLLSFNFNGSLAEWELKLIRHYATGVGPNYQNIDSSYVQTARRLGLEVHPYTVNTQNDMRKVLEWGVTGMFSNYPDRLEEIINE
- a CDS encoding spore coat associated protein CotJA, whose translation is MNKSPFSQVKAYHPYRGLYDPCPPIEVKYYSTPPNLYLGFQPANLPQYAPLEALYKGTLWPIFYDEYPMKIEDNSPPKGE
- a CDS encoding spore coat protein CotJB, yielding MKPYPEEYYKNLEEIQAIDFVLVDLTLYLDTHPKDLQAVEQFNQYANYSKQLKQQFETLYGPLQQYGNSYSDRNWFWGTAPWPWQV
- a CDS encoding manganese catalase family protein translates to MWFYEKKLQYPVKVSSCNPRLAKFLIEQYGGADGELAAALRYLNQRYTIPDKVVGLLTDIGTEEFAHLEMIATMVYKLTKDASPEQLKEAGLGAHFVIHDRALFYANADGVPFSATYVQAKGDPIADLYEDIAAEEKARATYQWIIDMSDDPDLNDALSFLREREIIHSQRFREAVEILKEERDKQKVF
- a CDS encoding helix-turn-helix transcriptional regulator encodes the protein MREKRTSSGFLVKQRAFLKLYLITMTEQERLYGLKLLEHLREEFKPYGFRPNHSELYKALHDLMNDDILKQVKRKKEGAELQEVVFYTFVNYEKGKRYKKQLKVELERCRGLIDKAIKDNF
- a CDS encoding Hsp20/alpha crystallin family protein — protein: MDNEKLMQWLNLAKNVYGSEFWETLFDEDFNRSMLKNSYVNHSIHQGIQSFPSYDVIEEDSYVNILIDLPGFDRNDIDLTAHKTMLVVKGSRKSNDLQFYHKGRFYGDFEKNIRLPKPLKENHMQAKMINGVLYIAYAVEEEQGETIPID
- a CDS encoding YjcZ family sporulation protein, which encodes MGYNRYGYGSCGPTYGGCGYGGYALILVLFILLVIIGAAILNG
- a CDS encoding YjcZ family sporulation protein, with amino-acid sequence MSEYGSGFAFIVVVFVLLVIVGCACCGGFGGGYY
- a CDS encoding ABC-F family ATP-binding cassette domain-containing protein, whose product is MINVQNVSLRFADRKLFEDVNIKFTPGNCYGLIGANGAGKSTFLKILSGEIEAQTGDVHLSPGERLAVLKQNHYEYEEFEVLKTVIMGYKRLYEVMQEKDAIYMKPDFSDEDGIKAAELEGEFAEMNGWEAESEAAILLKGLGISEELHTKKMADITGSEKVKVLLAQALFGKPDVLLLDEPTNNLDIKAIQWLEEFLINFENTVIVVSHDRHFLNKVCTHIADLDFGKIQVYVGNYDFWYESSQLAQKMMQDQNKKKEEKIKELQTFIARFSANASKSKQATSRKKLLDKITLDDIRPSSRRYPFVSFTPEREIGNDVLMVEGLTKTIDGVKVLNNVSFTMNKQDKIAFVGDNEVGYTTLFKILSGEIEPDSGSYKWGVTTSQSHFPKDNSPFFDRNEMNLVDWLRQYSPNDQSESFLRGFLGRMLFSGEEVLKKASVLSGGEKVRCMLSKMMLSGSNVLLFDDPTNHLDLESITALNNGLTSFKGAMLFTSHDHQFIETIANRIIEFTPKGMVDKQTTYDEYLENKELQEKVSSLY
- a CDS encoding CvfB family protein, with amino-acid sequence MQTIETGKTATLKVEREVPFGYFLTNEEQDVLLHESEITEPIEIGQEIDVFIYVDKQDRLTASMKIPQVQIDQYDWASVVEVRRGLGVFVDIGINKDILVSERDLPELKHLWPQEGDQLYICLRSNQEGRLSGRLATETIIQELASRAPESLMNKQIKGRTYRVLRVGSFVFTEIGFRCFIHHSEQLKEPRLGQMIEGRVIDVKEDGSLNVSLIPRSHEKMDKDSETILRYLHSKNGSMPFSDKSDPIDIKEQFQMSKGSFKRALGKLMKEGIIYQEQGWTHKKEND
- the msrA gene encoding peptide-methionine (S)-S-oxide reductase MsrA; translated protein: MNQFKLATFAGGCFWCMVQPFDQLPGIKGVVSGYMGGSLVNPTYEQVKTGQTGHYEVVQIAYDPSLFKYEKLLELYWIQIDPTDDGGQFHDRGSQYLTAIFFHDEKQRILAERSKEQVSLKFTKPIQTKIIEASTFYEAEEEHQQFYKKNPKGYKEDRKKSGRDKFIKNQWQ
- a CDS encoding cold-shock protein, whose translation is MLTGKVKWFNSEKGFGFIEVEGQDDVFVHYSAIQGEGFKTLEEGQEVSFEVVEGPRGPQASNLQK